TCCTTCTGCGAGGCTCCGTTCTGCCTCCTGGCACCAGCTCCAGTTTGTATCCTCGGTAATGAACGCAGACTCCCCCTCTCGTCGCTGTGATCTCTTAGCCTCCGTCTCCCACCAACCAATCTGACTCAGTTTGACTTGAAGTGGTGCTCCGTTCTCACTCGGCCTGCCGGCGTAATTTCCTGTGCCGGGGTCTTGTGCGTCATCTCGTAGGCAGGTGAGGCGGATGTTCCTGAGCGCTGAATGGGAGCTGGCAGCCGGGAGAAGAAGCCTGTTCGCAGCTGATTCTGTTGTGTGATGTCAGTGAACGTTTCTGAGAATTCACGGTGGATTAGTGGAACAGAGAGAGGAGCTCTGTTCGAGGGCATCCCCCTCACAAAGTGGACAAATAATGAAAGTACCTCATTCATACTGTCAGTCGATTACACACTCTGAATCATACACGCACTTTATTTCTGAGCTCCATCTGTGTGTAACCGGAGATGGATGCTGACACGAGGTATCACTTTATAGGAAATATACTGCAGAGTCTTCTGTGGATTCAGTGCTTTCAAATGCTGCATATTCTCATCCCCCCTATGAAGGCTTTCCTGCTGCAGCGTGTCAGGGATGAGCTGTGTTGTGTTGCCTTTCCAGTCTATCTTTATGGTAATGAGTTGAGTTACATAACGCCCTGGAAGGGTTTTTCCCCTCTTTGCAGCTGAATGGTCGTTGCTGTCGACAGCAGATGagcttttttcagacaaggttGTCCTGTCCGTGCGTTTTCATAAATCAAAGCTTGTCAAATCGTAACGTCCTCACTCCCGTCCTTCCTGCCTCGTTGTGAATTCTGCTTCAGCACTAATCAAGGTCAAATGTGTCCCTGCATTAACCTGAAAAGTCACCTCATCTCTGCACGTGTCTGTCTTCCAGGTGAGGGCTTCGAGCAGAGCCCCATTCGACGTTCCTTCAAGTCAAAGGTTCTGGTTCACTATCCCGAAAACACGGACAGGAACCCGTTCAACAAAGATGCCGTCAACATGGTGAGATGTTGGATCGCTCTGCGTCAGTCTTAGCGTGGCTGCTCGTAGGCGAATGTTTTTGTAGCTTTTCCAGTTCGTGAGAGTGAATAATGAAAGTCTGCCTCTCTTTTTACAGGCTTGTTTTTGCCTAAATATACACAGCAGGTTCATTGTTCGCTGCTGGAAAAGCAGGTCAGCATGATGAGAGCCCCACAGAATTTTTAGCAGGCAGATGGAATTGAATTAATgtcttgcttgttttgtttttctcaccttttaaagttgctcttacCAGCATCCCAGAAGACattgctgtattttatttttagattatttgtCATCCGAACTTCTACTCATGAAAATACTGGAAAATACACctttttttgaaggacttttTAGAGGTTATTCTAAATCTGACAGTCATGTTGCTTCTTCAGCATCTTATTTCATGTATATAATccacttttctgtcaaaaatatttctttaaactcTCAGATTTTGCACTTTCACAACAATATAAAGCTAATGCCGGGACAAGCATCAAGGATCTCTGCACCAGTTTCTTGTTTGACTCTTTTTGCTGGCTACAAGCTTAATTTTATTCTGATACAAGTGCTTTCTGTGCTGATTCCATTACTGAACATTACTCTCTCCACGTACCACATTCCATAAAAAATCCACTGGGCCACTCGTAAAAGTTTACTGAAAtcttcaaacaacaaaaatacagagtACAAAGTAATTCATTCtctaaaatccaaaaaatagTCCAAGACAATCCGAGAAATAAGAAAACAGAGGTCAAAAGAGTGCGTGGCTCCCCTCTCTATGCCTGACAGCTGACTACTTAGCCTCACCCACTTTCCCCATAACTGAAATTCCTGCACTTTAATCGCTACACACTAACTTAAATGCATTTAGGCTCCTACACTATGTCTAAGTAAATTATAGCGTTTTATATAATGGATATTTTGGTTGCATTACTTTAGtgcaaatgcagaaaaaagCCGAGTACAATTTAGAAAATCCTGTGGGTCAGTTGTTGAATTATCATTATATTCTAAAAGCTCTTCTCCCTTTCCTTCCCCTCAGCTCTGCATGCCCAGAGGTCTGTCCTTCCGCACCCAGGCAGACAGACTCGACCCCCAGTTTCATTCATTTACGATTGCTTTTGACGACGGCACTCGCTCCTACGGCTTCGTTCACACCTTCTACGAGGAGGTGACCAGTCCTCAGATTATCACTGCCATGCAGACTCTCTATCAGATGCACCACGTGGAGCACCACTCCTCCTCATCcgcctcctctccctcctgctcatcctcctcctctgcatccTCACCTTCCACCTCCAGCATGGACTCGCTTGCGAGCAGCTTGGATGAGTCAGACGCTGAGTCTCTGGCCGGCGTTCCCGGCTGCCTCGGCTGTGCGGGCTCCTTCGATCCGGCCCGTGACACCCTGTACGTGTCCAAAGCCCTCTGCCTGGTCACGCCGCTCCCTTTCCTGCAGGCTTCTCGACAGTTTCTGGCTCAGCTGCACCAGGCGGTGACGTCTCAGACAGCCCCGCCGCTCCCTCTGGAGAGCTACATCCACAACATCCTGTACGAGGTGCCGCTGCCTCCGCCCGGAAGGTCGCTGAGGTTCCACGGGGTGCAGGGGCCCATCGTGTGCCAGCGGCCCGGGCCGGGCGAGCTCCCACTGGGGGAGTTTCTTCTTGGAGATTCGTTCTCCCTGCTGGGGGTGGACAATATGGTGAAACTGCTCACCTGTGCACTTCTGGAGACACAAGTCCTGCTCTACTCTCAAGGTGAGCACATAATTCAGTCACTGGTGCTACAGATTTTTGTTATTAGAAGATGTCACAGTTGGTAAATAATTGATAAATGATGGCTGCATTCCATGTGGCTGCTTCAGTTTCAGGGTCATGATACTGAGCTTCACTATCACACTATCAGTGACTTAATGGATGGATCAGAGCCATCATTAATGTCATTAATCGCACTGCTTTTTCTGCTATGagaagtcaaaatgtctgcagtgATAGAGGTCACTTAATCAAAGCAACCAAGACGTTTGTTTCTATCTGACAGACACACCTATAATTAGATTCAGAGTGATCTAAAAACATGGAAGTTTCTTTACATGATTTATTCATGTATTGTAACTTCGAGGAGCACACATGCTGTTTCTGAATAGCACATTAAATACCACCTTAAACCCTGAcccagaaatgttttttttatgttgaaataataaaaatagccAGTCACACAAGACATAAAGTCTAAGCAGATATGACAACATCAAATAGCATAATGCAGGTTATTTCTCATAGCTTGCATTGAACTTAAATTTGTCTAAAAACTTACATATACTGTCTTTTGAATTGCTTTCTTGTTAAACCTGTTTATTCTTGTAGTACTGGAGCAATTCAGCTGTACCTGTTCAAATAGCAAAATACGAATAATGATACGGACAGCAGTTTTGTCATGTATGAACCCTCAAAAATCTgattgtgtttttgagactgcaGCTAcgaggtggaaatgctcagccatggcgCTGGCTGCTTCATTTGCTCATAACGCGTCTTCTGTTCGCCAATAAAAATTAGTATTAATGTTAATGGAATATTAACTAGGAGAAGTacttgattttcactggaggtGGTCTCAAAATAGTGTAGAAGTGCAGCTTTATGATACActagcagtcaaaagtttggacacaccttcactggaaaaaatgcccctctcaaaacaagagaaaaaaaacttatttcaaataacttttaccttaaaataagtgaaaaaatctgccaatagaacaagtgaaaaatggctctgtgagatttcttgaaataagatatgatatttagaatattgagatcttaaaattagctgggaaaacttattttaagtcaccagaaatattgtttccttgtctgaaaaaaatcctaaaattcagcaaaaaaagtccccaaattttaaaaaaaattgcaaaaatctttaggaagaagattccttaaaagtttcccttaacaattgtattttttttaaagaaatcccaaatttggcaagaaataaaattaaaaaaattaaaaaacatgaaaattgtaaatattttcaaaaaatgaataaaaatctccccccccaaaaatcttaaaaatatctaaagtgattacatatttatcagtaaaatttctaatattttctttaagaacatttaacatttttttcccaccaaaaaatgttcaaaaatgtcctccaaaagtttgaaaatgtggaatttttcattgagaaaattataattttttgccacattttcaaactttaaaacgggtcaatttgatccacaggacgacacaaggtaaacaagataatttcaagattgtttgacttaacaagttATTTCAGATGCCTTGtgttaaaacaagtccctccatcttgctgaaatttcacttgttaagtgaatttatcttaaatcaagtggaattagacattctgactaaaaataagacaaatagacttggtaagattttgagtttttgcagtgttctCATTCGGTGCTTTTTCATATTGAAGAttatcacttttttgtttacaacataattccatatgtactCCTTTATagctttgatgtcttcagtattaatctataatGTCCAAATTGTTGGCTGGTGGTGTGTAATGAACATGAAGCATCACCGGTCTTTAATTAAACAATCCATAAGATTCTGCTCTGATATCCTTGAAAACGAGGTCTCCCTTCGATACCTCACAGTGACTGGTGCTTTCTCTCCTCAGACTACCAGCGTTTGATGACCGTAGCAGAGGGCATCACCACTTTGCTGTTCCCATTCCAGTGGCAGCACATCTACCTGCCCATCGTTTCCACGCCGCTCCATCACCTGCTGGATGCTCCCGTGCCGTTCCTGATGGGAATCCAGCGGAGAGACGGAGCTCAGCGATCCTCCCTCCACCTGCCACACGAGGTACAGCACTCAGAAAGGAGCTCACATGTAAATGctctgggtcaatatataatagtgggactttttgtatcatagttgacattttttgctgttttcaggcccaaaatcaacatggccgcctataaccaaacatcacatggtatttttacagaaagattcttctaaatattataaatacagTAGAGTAACATTCAAATTGAAAGATATTTAAGAagactttatatgaaataactcagaaagccttggagtctggccagtcttttctttaggaggaaatgacatcatgtggaacaggtcatgtgatctggaatcaacacacttctTTGAAAGGTGTTTGGCtgaatccaaatctctggacttCACCGCACCTGCGAACTCGCGGACTTTGCTGGCGCGTTCACGGGAAGTCCGGGAGTGCTGAGGGCTGTCCAAATCCACAATTCATCCAGTCCACAAGGGGCCTCAAGCGGAATTTCTGCAGACTTCCAGAGAGTCTGCTTGGAGTGCAGACTTCTGCAGACTTCACCAGTTTGATTACCCACAATTCATTGCAATATGGACGTGACGTTTaaatttttcgatttttttaTTGCGTCTGGCCTATAAAAGCTGTGCAGTCTGAAGCCGAAATCatgagctgagaaaaataatggcGGAAAAAGGACGAAAGCAAGTCCTCCAATGTACATGATAGTTTTTCAAACAGTGTCACGGAAACGACTGAAACGGACTCCAAGTCTGTCTATTAGCTCCATTCATAATGCTGTAGACTCCCGCTCTTGCAGACTTTATGACGGTAAAGACGTCACATTACGTATGACTGAAGTCCATGAGGGCTCAGTCTGCAAGTCCAGAGGGTGGAGATATGGATGCAGCCTTTTTGTACTGAGTCatttagttgaaagtgatttctcagacacagatacaatttgtcaTGTTccacataaaatttgatatattgccaaaaaagaaatatctgtcatgattatctcaacttaataaaatgatcaaaacattttctgaataaactaattttattattgtttagctaattagaagtaAATTGGGCTGGTTATttagtttgcattttttattaagtgattgtttccacaataaataattctggaatttgtaaagacatgatcataatgaacataaaaaacatgattttttttacttttaataaaaatgtatgcaatatatatcccatggacttcaaaagtccctcaattatatattgaccctgtTGCCTCCAAATATTGCaaatatttctgaaatcatTCATACTGAAGgatctaaaaatgttttgttcgaCTGAAACAATCCAGTCTGAGCTGCTTTCATTCGCCCTCTGGCTCTGGCCAGTCGAACTGGGACAATACATTTCCTCAGAGCTATCCCCCCCGCCCTTTTCAAATTCAATCCTGCATCCGAGATGACTTTATGCTGCATGATTATCTCGCTGAAGCCTCTTTGAAGTCGCTCTGCCCCAGAAAACAGGCAGCAGCAAGACAGCTCTGGGGGGATGAAagcggaaaaaaaaacaaaaactgcagagCTTGACAGATCCCGAATAATGAAGCTCACTGAATAATTAATGAGAATTAGGGATCGCCACTTATTCCTTGAGCTGTGCAATTTGGAAGAAGTGGGAAATATTTTAACTCTGTGATTGTTTGGAATTTATTCTCCtttatataaaaaacaaaaaaaaaaaaaaactggcagcGTGTTTTGTTTTTCGTCCGCTGAAGCGCAAAAGAATCAGGAACTGGAGCGTAAGTTAAAAGCAGTGGAATATTTTTGTGTCAAACTCTCGAGGTATTAATGCATCTACTGACTCCTTGTTTTCTTATTTGGACCAAAGAAATTATGAAAAACGTAAACAACAGTTAGAGGATGAAGCTGCACAGTCGACAGAACATCTTGCAGCTTCCCTGGAGGCTGTAAAGCGACTGCCTGAGGTCACTGCTGAAGGTCGTGTTGCTGCTGACTGCTGCTTACAGAggcacttttttaaaatcagcgCCTGTCTTCCTCTCAGTCCTGTACTTCATTGCTCAGCAGCTTTATGGACGCAGCCTTTATTCTTTGCACAGGTTTCTCGAGCCTGATATCACCAGTTTTCCACAAAGTGATAACAGTAATCATTGGATAATCCGTCACGTGCTCATAGCCTTATCAAAGTAGAAAACCAAAAATCTATTACTGAAATGTGGAGCTCCATCTCTGGGCTTAATTGGGTGCTAAATCTCTGCAACTTTGTCTGCATGAGATAAACAGGAGTGGTTGTGACCGGTTAAACCTATTATGCTTATCTGACAGAGGAGAGGTTTTTCACAGTTTATCTCTCTGCTTTGTGCTCCTTCTCAGGCCAACCTGTGTTTCGTGGACATTGACAACCACTGTGTCGAAGCCCCCGAGGACCTTCCCCTGTTTCCGGATCAGACGGAGCTGATCCAGGAGCTGAGCGAGGTTCTGCTGCATTTTGGGCTTCCGCCGCAGGGGGGAGCGATCACCAaacccaccaccacctcctcctcctcctcctcctccccctctcctcgCCTCAGCAGCCTGGTTCTGGAGGACCTGATGGAGGACAGGCGGAACGGGAACCTCGGAGGTGAGGAGCTGGCGGTGCTGGAGAGGCTGCAGGCTCTGGCGAGGAGGTGTGGAGGAGGGAAGATGTCGGATGGAGGAAAGACGCTGGGACACGTgtttgaggaggaggaggaagagctgaAGGCTGCCAAGCTGAATATTCAGCTGAGGGAGGTGTTTGCCGTACGTTTCGCTGCCATGTTTGGCAGATACGAGGAGTTTGTCATCCACAGTGCTCTGGATTTAGACTCTTGGCTGAGCAACCGAGAGGGAACGTTCAGCTTTGACAAGGTACTTCAGCACTGATAGATCTCATGATAATATTCCCAAATGAGTTGACTTAACTTTATACCTTCACTGTTTTAGGGTTCCTTCCTCTCAGTTCAGCCAGCAGCCCACTTGCACTTCTTATCCCGGTTCCTGGAGACGtccatgttttcttcttttgtggaTGGGAAAGTGATCTCTCGCTGGGCAGACAAGGAGCcgctgcagctgctgtttgacAGCCGATTGGAGCGAGAGCGACTGTATGATACAGGCGAAGAAGACCCCCGCAGCTGTCCTTACAGGAAATGCACCACGCTGTTTGAGTCAGGTACTGTGATGTGTCCGTTATTATGCTGCTGCGAGATAAAATACTCAATAAATACTGCATTTCTGCAACATggaacacacagaaacacaaaaatccaGCTCAGAACTCTAAACCTCAAATCATCCAAGCAAGTTTGAAAGTcatgttgtcttttaaaaaaccGCTAAAACTACACGATTtaaactttctgacagtccttgaactgctcatctgtgactcatcaaaataaatcagtttattcTCAAATAGCAACCTGTTTGATTTgaccagattctgtgaaaaacaaaaaattgagAGCTCTTGGGATGAACGTTCACGTGACAAAagttcagggactttttggctgaactgcagactttGCTTACAATAATTTAACaacataaaaatctaaataataaaatttgtATCGCATGTAGAGGCACGGTTTTTGGGCACTTAGTAAAACGTTGTACATGTTGAGTTGTAGTTGCTTTCAATTGCTGTAAATGAAGTAATGAAAAATATTCAACTTCAGTTAGAAATTTGTCATTCTGCTCAACAGACATCTCTGACATTTCTCTtctgtggttgtgctgtttccatagagacgCAGGACTTAATCATGCAGTGAAAAAAAAGGTGCACAGTGAGAAATAAGTGACGGAAGCAAAAATAGCATCCAGGAAGTGCttggggtttagagggttaataTAACCTGGCTTCATTTCCATAGATTGTTCATGTAAGTTTGACAGTGGAGTTCATGTGCAGAGAACTGATTAGCTCCTGTAAGTTTAGCACTGATGactgactgttgtcgttttagTGTTTACATTCAGTCATTTAAAGAATCAGGTGTGAAGGACTCCTTCTGACTAGAGCtatgttgttgttctgttgagGCTCTTTCACTGCTTTCTTTTCCACATTTGAATAAAATGAAGCCCGAGCTGAAGGATGCGACTGAACCGTGTGCCAGACTTTGCAGAGGGAATCCGTGGATCAGCCTCCATCTGCCCGTCTGTTTGGGTTCATGTGTTGATTATGTGGTTGGCCTTTCTGCCATCATCATTTTCTCCATCGTTTGTAATCTCCTGCGCCAAGATAGTTAACGATGTAAAATGTAAGGGACGGAGACATTTCTTGAATAGAAATCAAAACCAAATAACTGcattaattattaaaaatgatatAGCAATAATAATTAGGAATtcattaataatttaaatgcaaaaagcTTGGGATGGAATAGGATGTTAGAGGAAAATGGGAGTTGGAGAGGGGTGAACTAAAGGATGAGGATTATATAAGCAGAGGACAGAGCTTTGTGTCCCGCTGCAGCAAAATAAACCGCTCACATCTCGGTGTTCACATTCAGACTCTGCCTCGTTTCTTTTCTGTCACGCCATCAGCTCCATTATATCAGCATTTCATGTGATTCTCATGCAGCTAAAAAAGAACATAGAAGCAGCTAGTGACCTAAAGACGTgacatttaactcacatgcaAGTCCTGTCTAGGAATATCTCTGCAGTAGGGTCAATgtatacactgaaaaaaatgcccctctcaaaacaagagaaaaaaagcttattccaaagaacttttaccttgaaataagtgaaaaaatcttccaatagaacaagtgaaagatGGCTTGGTaaaatttcttgaaataagatatgatatttagaatattgagaggtaaaaattagctgggaaaacttatttcaagctaaattttaccaggactgtcaaccttaggtgtcttaaaataagtcagatatgctaaaaaaaaaaaaaaaaaaaaagctctctcaaaaatagatttttgctttcatgtaacctcctaatttgagatgttttaaccctcctattGTCCTCCTTTACAGGCgccagaaaatattgtttccttgtctgaaaaaaatccaaaaaaatcagcaaaaaaagcgctcaaatttctgaaaatttgcaaaaccttcaggaagaaaattctaataatgcctaaaaattgtatttaaaaagtcccccaaattgggcaagaaaattcttgtaaatattttcaaaaaatgagtaaaaatctacgaaaaaatcctaaaaaatatctaaggtgactacatatatatcagtaaaacttcaaatgttttctttaagaacattcacaaaaaatcaaccaaaatccagcgaatttcgctggattttggttgattttttttgtgaatgttcttaaagaaacatttttaaaaaacttttcttgatttacaccaaaaatgtgtctcttttgttttattcgtgtcatttgtctgatttttgtcattttgtctcatttttgttgtttttttttcctgacttttgtcatttgtctcatgtttttgttgttttgttctccagaaatgttcaaaatgtggacatcagaagtttcactgtgaacatatgtttttttttcacatgttttcaaactttaagacgggtcagtttgaccctcaggacaacacgagggttaaacttatttcaagttttcttgtaaaattcaactcaaaacaagataatttaaaGATTGTTTGACTGAACAAGATAGAAATgacacttgttaagtgaatttatcttgaCTCAAgggggatgagacattttgactaaaaataagacaaatagaccgTTGCAGTGCAgggaagtccatgggatatattttgaatacatttttattaaaagtccaaaaactaatgtttttatgttcaatatgatcatgtttttacaaattccataattatttgttatggaaacaatcacttactaataaaaaaaaaagactgtatatcactgaaatgtcaataaataactttcaatttcaattttacttgattgtatatgtaatatttagaagaatctttctcttaAAATGCcacgtggtgtttggttatgTTGGTTTTAGggatgaaaacagcagaaatgtcaaaGATGATACAAACAGTCCTGCACTTAAACGCTGACCCGGTAGATACAGCGTTTAAACAAGCGTCTCTGCGTTTGTGTCCACAGCTCATAACATCGAGCGCCGGCTGCTGAAGGCCGACCACACGGCCATACACCCCCACCTGCTGGACATGAGGATCGGTCAGGGTCGCCACCATCCCGGTTACTTCCCCAAACTGCAGGCCGATGTGCTTGCACAGGCACAGAACACCAACAAGTGAGCTTTGTTTTCTACATCCAAGCAGTGATTCCCAAAACACCGGTGCTTCTACACAGAGCTCAGGAGGTGCTTTTGTGTTTGCGCCGACATATCTGCAGACTTGGTGCAATTCTGACGATGTGTTGatttaaaaatcactgaaaacagctgaaagaACTTGATAGAAGTAATagaaaagcagctgaaagtTCCTGTCTGTTGTTAGGGTGTCCTCTTTTGTGTGCGTAATGTTGCGACGCCCACTGTAAAATCAGCGGAAATGAGCTCATTTGGAAGCAGACGGTGCTGCATTAGAATATACCAGTTTCTGGATGCACACTGTGTACAAccatattatttataaagcatgATATGAGTTTATTCTGTGCACAAAATGTTTAACTAAATATACAACTGTCAACTAGATCTGCAGCTGAAACTTAGCCACTAACAGTGTACCATCTCCTCATTTAGCTCATCAACATTAGAACTGTTTGCCGTTTGAAAGTGGAGTTTTGCTGGTTTGTCGTAGCCCTTTATTTGACACCAAAGGACATTCCTCAACATGTGATTGAACAAACAGAGGATATCTGAGTGTGTCGCTGATGTCCGGTTAAACATTTGCTCTTCAGTTGACTTTATCAATCAGTGAAATGGATCCAAATAGTATGAAAAAGGGCGTGTATGTCTGGGAATAACCGAGGTTTCACTGTAATTTgaattacaacatttttaagTGCTTACACCAATGCATCATATGTggtgttttacagcaaatttatgggggaaaaaaaacacagaattgcaATGAAACAGCCAGAGAGCTCACTTTGTCCGTAAACTATAGTTTCTCCAAACATTAgactcattttgcatcttggaatctgctgatgttgatgatggtctACCAGATCCTTTAGCCCTGCATAAGGAGCCTTCCTCTTTACATTTTTGGTACTAAGTCCAAATTTGTTTACCAGTTGGTgaagtttttccagattttgcaTTGAAGGCACGCTGCACAGTCTTGGCTGACTGTATGTGAGCAGAtttcaaaatgacttctctttgggagtgaacggcacggctcaacctgaaaacaaaactaaaataaaacattaaatacaaaatcttgatctgtttctgtacattctgtgaaaatttgaggttatttcaacaagaattgccaaaattatgGGCCTGCGaaattatgtcacattttttgggacaccctgtactttattaccaacaaaaatacacataagtGCTGCTTACATACAGTTTAACACACTTCAAAATGCGGTTTTGCTGTTTCATCTGTGAGAACAGGTGGTCCAGCCGTGTGACAACATCATCACGCAGGTCCGAACCCAAGAGGTCGACGGTAAACGATCACTCAGGAGTGGACAACGAGCTGAGACAGGTACCTTCAAGTCTTCACAAACGCACACTGACAAACACACGGGCTTCAGGAGGCTTGTGTCGGTTTAATTTACTTCTGTTTTATCCAACAGAAACACACGTACACGAGGAAGCTCCTCCGGCAGTCTAAGCTGCTCGACCCGTCGCCTCAAGCCGTCACTCAGACTCACCGGGAGTTCGTGGACGGGCTGCTGAGCGAGTGTCGTCTGAAGGTGGGAGTCGCTTCACTCACAGGTTGTTGTAAAATCTCAGCGCGATGTTAAT
This window of the Acanthochromis polyacanthus isolate Apoly-LR-REF ecotype Palm Island chromosome 8, KAUST_Apoly_ChrSc, whole genome shotgun sequence genome carries:
- the LOC110972262 gene encoding DENN domain-containing protein 5B-like codes for the protein MNGTGAGSASCRFAHYFVVCGVDTETGLEPDDGAGEGFEQSPIRRSFKSKVLVHYPENTDRNPFNKDAVNMLCMPRGLSFRTQADRLDPQFHSFTIAFDDGTRSYGFVHTFYEEVTSPQIITAMQTLYQMHHVEHHSSSSASSPSCSSSSSASSPSTSSMDSLASSLDESDAESLAGVPGCLGCAGSFDPARDTLYVSKALCLVTPLPFLQASRQFLAQLHQAVTSQTAPPLPLESYIHNILYEVPLPPPGRSLRFHGVQGPIVCQRPGPGELPLGEFLLGDSFSLLGVDNMVKLLTCALLETQVLLYSQDYQRLMTVAEGITTLLFPFQWQHIYLPIVSTPLHHLLDAPVPFLMGIQRRDGAQRSSLHLPHEANLCFVDIDNHCVEAPEDLPLFPDQTELIQELSEVLLHFGLPPQGGAITKPTTTSSSSSSSPSPRLSSLVLEDLMEDRRNGNLGGEELAVLERLQALARRCGGGKMSDGGKTLGHVFEEEEEELKAAKLNIQLREVFAVRFAAMFGRYEEFVIHSALDLDSWLSNREGTFSFDKGSFLSVQPAAHLHFLSRFLETSMFSSFVDGKVISRWADKEPLQLLFDSRLERERLYDTGEEDPRSCPYRKCTTLFESAHNIERRLLKADHTAIHPHLLDMRIGQGRHHPGYFPKLQADVLAQAQNTNKWSSRVTTSSRRSEPKRSTVNDHSGVDNELRQKHTYTRKLLRQSKLLDPSPQAVTQTHREFVDGLLSECRLKTKRMLMERMGKESVELGQGEANITGLQENTLIHGLCDLLERTWGHGLQMKQGKSALWSHLLHYQAAQGKTEAPSDSPGSNCSDQRTLDDGTLPLRGSLMQDMRFIQTMSEGLSEVGQARAWIHLALEKKMLSQHLKELLTNQELLRQLYKPHAFLLCEEEREQFLFHLLSLNTVDYLCFTRVFTSICIPYRVVIIPMKKLSIAMATVNPWVCVSGELGDSGVRQIPKNTQEIFFQCKNLGRLSTLQLGQENSGLLAKCLIDCVMVYNEITGHTYKFPCGRWLGKGVGDGSLERVLIGQLVSPGAEEDAGRWTGTPPELASPSQSVRMVLGSLGSRSRMLSVEVQEDMREAANNLVKHFHKPEQERGNLTVLLCGEGGLVLSLEKFLLHGFKSNRLFQRNVFVWDFVEKAVVSMETADQMGDLHGSTLTRGPPCDSLCRYVNAINASTRNIGKEGKFQLFVCLGIRDRLLSQWLPLLADCPLTARTYEDGALLRDRAAVHSLSRIVHTLNEFSITLETALVKGVDL